The proteins below come from a single Zea mays cultivar B73 chromosome 8, Zm-B73-REFERENCE-NAM-5.0, whole genome shotgun sequence genomic window:
- the LOC100384148 gene encoding uncharacterized protein LOC100384148, translated as MATVTQLGRPRCSLRAQPQVPVRVLHCSLGEFLATTVVWCLPVPIRIRSYRHRRVVAGDSLTCATHSRPKANPMLLCPCFNLPCCTVIAWSRRAVSLYASSPFSCSPRCPVSCLLCSPASATR; from the coding sequence ATGGCCACTGTAACTCAGCTCGGCCGACCGCGCTGCTCCCTGCGTGCCCAGCCTCAAGTTCCTGTGCGCGTGCTCCACTGTTCCCTGGGCGAGTTCCTCGCTACTACGGTTGTCTGGTGTTTGCCCGTGCCGATCCGCATTCGCTCATATCGCCATCGTCGTGTTGTCGCTGGTGATAGCCTCACGTGCGCGACACACTCCCGCCCCAAAGCAAACCCCATGTTGCTGTGTCCCTGTTTCAATTTGCCATGCTGCACCGTCATCGCTTGGTCGCGCCGTGCTGTTTCCCTATACGCGTCGAGTCCTTTTTCCTGCTCGCCGCGATGCCCGGTGTCCTGCCTGCTTTGCTCACCCGCGTCGGCTACTCGCTAG